In one window of Duganella dendranthematis DNA:
- a CDS encoding TonB-dependent receptor, translated as MDIRRKLIASAVLAAFSAPVWAQQSDEIEVVKVTAQKRKEDPAKVAMSISAVTGAQLQAEHVRDITDLTRVVPNISFTAASGNGGAGPGTSNVEIRGISSTAGAATVGIYLGDTPVTVGNVYTMGNIEPRFFDIDRVEVLRGPQATLYGASSMGGTIKFVPNEPDLKEREFTTYTEGSNTKGGSANYAANVVANFPLIPDELALRIGVQAQHTGGFINQVDGDGKVLANDINKINDQEFRASLKWKPTRSLTITPSVYYQRIDAKDIAAFNLDLPLYQAQKQVREPSIDKLLAPSVTVNWDLGAFDLTSATSYFERKFDRTQNGSAYNSYSLSTFLTSTADGGKAPPELIDAIAGLPSAVYLNNQVRQVSQEFRLASRAYDEKVSPWTWLAGAYFSRQHTNIIENDPIFGVTDVFRQYGFDIADPDLLPDARPGQFPNDNSFAGAFHYREKQASIFGELNYYFTPTVHATVGARYLKANTTLEQRNGNYLAGAGNNSGAETDSKAFTPKYALTWEVNPANTVYTSVAKGFRLGGANIYVPTTTCGPDLEANGIEAGPPAYSPDSLWSYEVGSKSRFLNNRVTLNADVFYVKWKNIQQGVYLPTCAYTYNANAGDATTKGFEFDLKAKPLPGLTLSASGGYVKAELSNDVGSQNGVVGAIAGARIQGVPKYNAAVNATYNFSAWERPSFVMAGMQWVGSSRGSLDPEQTDYERPAYHTTDFSAGMTFGSYAFTVFVKNAFDTDTIIQHPQVASIVQGYRLTPRAIGVSLATKF; from the coding sequence ATGGATATTCGACGTAAACTCATCGCATCCGCCGTGCTGGCGGCGTTCAGCGCCCCGGTTTGGGCACAGCAGTCGGACGAAATCGAGGTCGTGAAGGTGACCGCGCAAAAGCGCAAGGAAGATCCGGCCAAGGTGGCGATGAGTATCAGCGCCGTCACCGGCGCCCAGCTGCAGGCCGAGCATGTGCGCGATATCACCGACCTGACGCGCGTGGTGCCGAATATCTCCTTCACCGCCGCCAGCGGCAACGGCGGCGCGGGGCCGGGCACCTCCAACGTCGAGATCCGCGGCATCAGCTCGACCGCCGGCGCGGCCACGGTGGGCATCTACCTGGGCGACACGCCGGTCACTGTCGGTAACGTCTACACCATGGGGAACATCGAGCCGCGCTTCTTCGACATCGACCGGGTGGAAGTGCTGCGTGGTCCGCAGGCCACCTTGTACGGCGCCAGCTCGATGGGCGGCACCATCAAGTTCGTGCCGAACGAGCCGGATCTGAAAGAGCGCGAATTCACCACCTACACCGAAGGCTCCAACACCAAGGGCGGCAGCGCCAATTACGCCGCCAATGTGGTGGCCAACTTCCCGCTGATACCCGACGAACTGGCGCTGCGCATCGGCGTGCAGGCGCAGCACACGGGTGGCTTTATCAACCAGGTGGACGGCGACGGCAAGGTGCTGGCCAATGACATCAACAAGATCAACGACCAGGAATTCCGCGCCTCGCTCAAATGGAAGCCGACGCGCAGCCTGACGATTACGCCGTCGGTCTACTACCAGCGCATCGACGCCAAGGACATCGCCGCCTTCAATCTGGACCTGCCGCTGTACCAGGCGCAGAAGCAGGTGCGCGAGCCGTCGATCGACAAGCTGCTGGCGCCGAGCGTCACCGTCAACTGGGATCTGGGCGCGTTTGATCTGACTTCGGCCACCAGCTACTTCGAGCGCAAGTTCGACCGCACGCAGAATGGTTCGGCCTACAACAGCTATTCGCTGTCGACCTTCCTGACCTCGACGGCGGATGGCGGCAAGGCGCCGCCGGAACTGATCGATGCGATTGCCGGCCTGCCGTCGGCTGTGTACCTGAATAACCAGGTGCGGCAGGTATCGCAGGAATTCCGCCTGGCGTCGCGCGCCTATGACGAGAAGGTCTCGCCGTGGACCTGGCTGGCCGGCGCCTACTTCTCGCGCCAGCACACCAACATCATCGAGAACGATCCGATCTTTGGTGTCACCGACGTCTTCAGACAGTATGGTTTTGATATCGCCGATCCGGACCTGTTGCCGGATGCGCGTCCCGGCCAGTTCCCGAACGATAATTCGTTTGCCGGTGCCTTCCACTATCGCGAGAAGCAGGCGTCGATTTTCGGTGAGTTGAACTACTACTTCACACCGACCGTGCATGCCACCGTCGGCGCGCGCTACCTGAAGGCGAATACCACGCTGGAGCAGCGCAACGGCAATTACCTGGCCGGCGCCGGCAACAACAGCGGCGCCGAGACGGATTCCAAAGCCTTCACGCCGAAGTACGCGCTGACGTGGGAAGTCAATCCGGCCAACACTGTCTACACCAGCGTGGCCAAGGGCTTCCGCCTGGGCGGCGCCAATATCTACGTACCGACCACCACTTGCGGACCTGACCTGGAAGCGAACGGCATTGAGGCCGGGCCGCCGGCATATTCGCCGGACAGCTTGTGGAGCTATGAAGTGGGCAGCAAGTCGCGCTTCCTCAACAACCGTGTGACGCTGAATGCCGACGTGTTCTACGTGAAGTGGAAGAACATCCAGCAGGGCGTGTACCTGCCGACCTGCGCCTACACCTACAACGCCAACGCGGGCGACGCCACCACCAAGGGCTTTGAGTTCGACCTCAAGGCCAAGCCGCTGCCTGGTTTGACGCTGAGTGCATCGGGTGGCTACGTGAAAGCGGAATTGTCGAATGATGTAGGCAGCCAGAATGGCGTAGTCGGTGCTATTGCCGGCGCGCGCATTCAGGGCGTGCCGAAATATAACGCTGCGGTGAATGCGACGTACAACTTCTCGGCGTGGGAGCGGCCGTCGTTTGTGATGGCGGGTATGCAGTGGGTTGGTTCCAGCCGCGGTTCGCTCGATCCCGAGCAGACCGACTACGAACGGCCGGCGTATCACACCACGGACTTCAGCGCCGGCATGACGTTTGGCTCGTATGCCTTCACGGTGTTTGTGAAGAACGCGTTCGATACCGACACCATCATCCAGCATCCCCAGGTGGCGTCGATCGTGCAGGGCTATCGCCTGACGCCACGCGCCATCGGCGTCAGTCTGGCCACCAAGTTTTAA
- the rplU gene encoding 50S ribosomal protein L21, with the protein MYAVIKTGGKQYKVVAGEKLKVEQIPADIGSEITIDQVLAVGAGDSIKFGAPLVEGAKVLVTVVSHGRHEKVTIFKMRRRKHYQKHQGHRQNYTEIQIVSINA; encoded by the coding sequence ATGTACGCGGTCATAAAAACCGGTGGCAAACAATACAAAGTTGTCGCTGGCGAAAAACTTAAAGTAGAACAGATACCGGCAGACATTGGTTCCGAAATCACCATTGACCAAGTCCTCGCCGTTGGCGCGGGCGACAGCATCAAATTTGGTGCTCCCCTGGTCGAAGGTGCGAAGGTTCTGGTTACTGTTGTTTCCCACGGCCGTCACGAAAAAGTGACGATCTTCAAGATGCGTCGTCGTAAGCACTACCAAAAGCATCAGGGTCACCGTCAGAACTACACCGAAATCCAAATCGTTTCGATCAACGCGTAA
- a CDS encoding LysR family transcriptional regulator: MSGGFQPAELSFIVALSNAGSLSGAARELGITTSAVSKRLAFIESRIGVPLVNRTTRRMSLTPEGEVLLEHARRILGEIADLDQLLTNSKGVPKGQLRVNATLGFGRLHIAPAISQYVLKYPQVDVQLQLSVDPPPLTDDQFDVCIRFGAPADTRVIARRLAANRRLLCASPKYLEQHGEPKSPAELARHNCICIRQGDEAYGVWRLFTGRETGPATGRTADAVRVRGNLTTNDGEIAVNWALDGHGILMRAEWDIERYLQSGRLVQVLPNFKTPDADIYAVYPQRHQLSARIRTFVDFLSGSFKRFK; encoded by the coding sequence ATGAGCGGCGGATTTCAACCGGCGGAGCTGAGTTTTATCGTCGCGCTGTCCAATGCGGGCAGCTTGAGCGGGGCGGCGCGCGAACTGGGCATCACCACGTCGGCGGTCAGCAAGCGGCTGGCGTTTATCGAATCGCGCATCGGCGTACCGCTGGTGAACCGCACCACGCGCCGCATGAGTCTCACGCCGGAGGGCGAGGTGCTGCTGGAGCATGCGCGCCGCATCCTCGGCGAGATTGCCGACCTGGATCAGCTGCTGACCAATTCCAAGGGCGTACCGAAAGGGCAGTTGCGGGTCAACGCGACGCTGGGCTTTGGACGGCTGCATATCGCGCCGGCGATTTCGCAATATGTGCTGAAGTATCCGCAGGTGGATGTGCAGTTACAGCTATCAGTCGATCCGCCGCCGCTGACCGACGACCAGTTCGACGTCTGCATCCGTTTCGGCGCGCCGGCCGATACGCGCGTGATCGCCAGGCGGCTGGCGGCCAACCGGCGCTTGCTGTGCGCCTCGCCCAAATATCTGGAGCAGCATGGCGAGCCGAAATCGCCGGCGGAGCTGGCGCGGCATAACTGCATCTGCATCCGTCAGGGTGATGAGGCGTATGGCGTGTGGCGGCTGTTCACCGGACGCGAAACTGGACCTGCGACCGGACGCACGGCGGACGCGGTGCGGGTGCGCGGCAACCTGACCACCAACGATGGCGAGATCGCCGTCAACTGGGCGCTGGACGGTCACGGCATCCTGATGCGGGCCGAGTGGGATATCGAGCGCTATCTGCAAAGCGGGCGGCTGGTGCAGGTGCTGCCCAACTTTAAGACGCCGGATGCGGACATCTATGCCGTGTACCCGCAGCGGCACCAGTTATCGGCGCGTATCCGTACGTTTGTCGATTTTCTGTCCGGGAGCTTCAAGCGTTTCAAATAA
- a CDS encoding CBS domain-containing protein → MRDLANLFHQINRVLPEQQKLLSFPPEMLAAEAISLLDQHGYSQAPVVVGGTVLGVFSFRSFSLRCADFSFAHAQKERRGPGQFTVDECIEHFQYVLFTEELQNTFDVMERDNGVLVGSPDRLQGILTPMDLLRYLYRVTSPFVMISEIETALRALMTQAVAPAELVACSDRALTQLYGAGKVPDTLLQMSFEDYRSIVSHGDNWPKFAPVLGANRVRISTKLSEISKLRNDIFHFKREMTVQDFGLLSSHRNWLLIEAKKADLRGKGNPHD, encoded by the coding sequence ATGCGTGATCTAGCGAATCTGTTCCATCAGATCAATCGGGTTTTACCGGAACAACAGAAATTGCTGTCATTCCCACCTGAGATGCTAGCCGCTGAGGCTATATCGCTACTTGATCAACATGGTTATTCGCAAGCGCCCGTTGTTGTCGGTGGCACAGTGCTGGGAGTTTTTTCGTTTCGTTCATTTTCTTTGCGGTGTGCAGATTTTTCCTTTGCCCATGCGCAGAAAGAAAGGCGTGGTCCGGGTCAGTTCACTGTGGACGAATGCATCGAACATTTCCAGTACGTTCTCTTTACTGAAGAGTTGCAGAATACCTTTGACGTAATGGAACGGGATAATGGCGTGTTGGTCGGTAGTCCGGACCGGCTTCAGGGAATTCTCACACCGATGGATTTGCTACGCTATCTTTACCGCGTTACCAGCCCGTTCGTCATGATTTCCGAGATCGAGACTGCCTTGCGCGCGTTGATGACACAAGCAGTGGCTCCCGCGGAGCTCGTCGCCTGCTCTGACCGTGCACTGACGCAACTCTATGGGGCTGGCAAAGTTCCCGATACGTTGCTGCAAATGAGTTTTGAGGATTACCGTAGCATTGTTTCCCACGGCGACAACTGGCCAAAGTTTGCGCCCGTACTCGGTGCCAACAGAGTTCGTATCTCAACGAAATTGAGTGAGATAAGTAAGCTACGAAATGATATATTTCATTTCAAACGAGAGATGACGGTCCAAGATTTTGGTTTGCTAAGTAGTCACCGTAATTGGCTCCTGATAGAGGCAAAGAAAGCTGATCTGCGTGGAAAGGGGAACCCCCATGATTAA
- a CDS encoding dicarboxylate/amino acid:cation symporter, with amino-acid sequence MYKRFFGKLYVQVLIGVIAGGLLGHFYPALGTDFKPLGDAFIKLIKMVFAPVIFAMVVLGIAKMESMKELGRVGTRALIYFEVMSTFALALGLIVVNIFQPGAGMNVNPATLDTHSIASYTAAATHTGGFVDFLLHMIPNSVVDALAKNDILQILVFATLFGIALSHMGRRAKPVVDFLEAFSNSMFVVVGMIMRVAPLAAFGAIAFTVGKYGAGSMLSLGQLMGCMYLTCVAFVFGVLGVVARVSGFSLWKFLRYIKDEIFTVLGTSSSESVVPQMMRKLEHLGVSKPVVGLVIPAGVTFNPDGQCIYYTMAAIFIAQATNTPLTMMDQFIVLGVLMVTSKGSAGVTGSGFITLAATLASMGKIPVAGMVLLLGVDRFMSEARAITNTIGNAVATMAIAKWVGAVDEERMHRVLNGEATEEEMRSLYEVDDAPERPAAEIAVIHKASA; translated from the coding sequence ATGTACAAGCGATTTTTCGGCAAGCTATACGTGCAGGTGCTGATCGGCGTTATCGCCGGCGGCCTGCTCGGCCATTTCTATCCCGCCCTCGGCACCGACTTCAAGCCGCTGGGCGATGCCTTCATCAAGTTGATCAAGATGGTGTTCGCGCCGGTGATCTTTGCCATGGTGGTGCTGGGCATCGCCAAGATGGAAAGCATGAAGGAACTGGGGCGCGTCGGCACGCGCGCGCTGATCTACTTTGAAGTAATGTCCACCTTTGCGCTGGCGCTCGGCCTGATCGTGGTGAACATCTTCCAGCCCGGCGCCGGCATGAACGTCAATCCGGCCACGCTGGACACGCACAGCATCGCCAGCTACACCGCCGCCGCCACGCACACCGGCGGCTTTGTCGACTTCCTGCTCCATATGATTCCCAACAGCGTGGTTGATGCGCTGGCCAAGAACGACATCCTGCAAATTCTGGTATTTGCCACCTTGTTTGGCATCGCCCTGTCGCACATGGGCCGCCGCGCCAAGCCGGTGGTGGACTTCCTGGAGGCGTTCAGCAACAGCATGTTCGTCGTGGTGGGCATGATCATGCGCGTGGCGCCGCTGGCGGCGTTTGGCGCGATCGCATTCACCGTCGGGAAATACGGCGCCGGTTCGATGCTGTCGCTGGGCCAGCTGATGGGCTGCATGTACCTGACCTGCGTGGCGTTCGTGTTTGGCGTGCTGGGTGTGGTGGCCAGGGTATCGGGCTTCAGCTTGTGGAAGTTCCTTCGCTATATCAAGGACGAGATCTTTACGGTGCTGGGCACCTCGTCGTCGGAATCGGTGGTGCCACAGATGATGCGCAAGCTGGAACATCTGGGCGTATCCAAGCCGGTGGTTGGCCTGGTGATTCCCGCCGGCGTGACGTTTAATCCGGATGGCCAGTGCATCTACTACACCATGGCGGCGATCTTCATCGCGCAGGCCACCAATACGCCGCTGACCATGATGGACCAGTTTATCGTGCTGGGTGTGCTGATGGTGACGTCCAAAGGTTCGGCCGGCGTGACCGGTTCCGGCTTCATCACGCTGGCGGCGACGCTGGCGTCGATGGGCAAGATACCGGTGGCCGGCATGGTGCTGCTGCTGGGCGTGGACCGCTTCATGTCCGAGGCGCGGGCGATTACCAACACCATCGGCAACGCCGTCGCCACCATGGCGATCGCCAAGTGGGTCGGCGCGGTGGACGAAGAACGCATGCACCGCGTGCTGAATGGCGAAGCGACCGAAGAGGAAATGCGCTCGCTATATGAGGTGGACGATGCGCCGGAACGTCCAGCCGCCGAAATCGCCGTCATCCACAAGGCGTCAGCATGA
- a CDS encoding tartrate dehydrogenase: protein MKTYHIATIPGDGIGKEVVPAGQQVLAALAAASNSFQFTFEDFDWGGDYYRKYGEMMPKNGLDALRNKDAILFGSAGDPDIPDHITLWGLRLKICQGFDQYANVRPTRILPGIDGPLKRCKPEDLNWVIVRENSEGEYSGVGGRVHQGHPIEAATDVSMMTRVGVERILRYAFKLAQSRPRKLVTVITKSNAQRHAMVMWDEIALEVSRDFPDVKWDKELVDAATARMVNKPATLDTIVATNLHADILSDLAAALAGSLGIAPTGNIDPERRYPSMFEPIHGSAFDIMGKGLANPVGTFWSVVMLLEHLGEHEAAQRVMQAIEAVTATPSLHTGDLGGKATTVDVTNAVCAHLAADKERKAA, encoded by the coding sequence ATGAAGACCTACCACATCGCAACCATTCCAGGCGACGGCATCGGCAAGGAAGTCGTGCCCGCAGGCCAGCAGGTATTGGCCGCGCTGGCCGCCGCCAGCAACAGCTTCCAGTTTACGTTTGAAGATTTCGACTGGGGCGGCGACTACTACCGCAAGTACGGCGAGATGATGCCGAAGAATGGCCTCGATGCGCTGCGCAACAAGGACGCCATCCTATTCGGCTCCGCCGGCGATCCGGACATCCCGGACCACATCACGCTGTGGGGCCTGCGCCTGAAAATCTGCCAGGGCTTCGACCAATACGCCAACGTGCGTCCAACCCGCATCCTGCCCGGCATCGATGGCCCGCTCAAGCGCTGCAAGCCGGAAGACCTGAACTGGGTCATCGTGCGCGAAAACTCGGAAGGCGAATATTCCGGCGTCGGCGGCCGCGTGCACCAGGGCCACCCGATCGAGGCGGCAACGGACGTCAGCATGATGACCCGCGTCGGCGTCGAACGCATCCTGCGCTACGCCTTCAAGCTGGCGCAATCGCGTCCACGCAAGCTGGTGACCGTGATCACCAAGTCCAACGCCCAGCGCCACGCGATGGTGATGTGGGACGAGATTGCGCTGGAAGTCTCGCGCGATTTCCCGGACGTGAAGTGGGATAAGGAACTGGTCGATGCCGCCACCGCGCGCATGGTCAACAAGCCCGCCACGCTGGACACCATCGTCGCCACCAACCTGCACGCCGATATCCTGAGCGACCTGGCGGCGGCGCTGGCGGGCAGCCTGGGCATCGCCCCTACCGGCAATATCGATCCGGAGCGCCGCTACCCTTCGATGTTCGAGCCGATTCACGGTTCCGCTTTCGACATCATGGGCAAAGGCCTGGCCAACCCGGTCGGCACCTTCTGGTCGGTGGTGATGCTGCTGGAGCACCTGGGCGAGCACGAAGCCGCACAGCGCGTGATGCAGGCCATCGAAGCCGTCACCGCCACGCCGTCGTTGCACACCGGTGACCTGGGCGGCAAAGCCACCACGGTCGACGTCACCAACGCCGTCTGTGCCCACCTGGCCGCCGACAAGGAGCGCAAAGCCGCTTGA
- the arsC gene encoding arsenate reductase (glutaredoxin) (This arsenate reductase requires both glutathione and glutaredoxin to convert arsenate to arsenite, after which the efflux transporter formed by ArsA and ArsB can extrude the arsenite from the cell, providing resistance.): MSVTIYHNPVCGTSRKTLEAIRASGVEPQIIEYVKQPPSRAQLQELIAKAGISVRQAMRNKGDLYAELGLADASLSDDALLDAMMAHPVLIERPFVVTPKGVRLCRPSELVQEIL; this comes from the coding sequence ATGAGCGTCACCATCTATCACAACCCGGTCTGCGGCACTTCGCGCAAAACGCTGGAAGCGATCCGCGCCAGCGGCGTGGAGCCGCAGATTATCGAATACGTCAAACAGCCGCCATCGCGCGCGCAGCTGCAGGAGCTGATCGCCAAAGCCGGCATCAGCGTGCGCCAGGCCATGCGCAACAAGGGCGACCTGTATGCGGAACTGGGCCTGGCCGATGCATCGTTGTCGGACGACGCGCTGCTGGATGCGATGATGGCGCATCCAGTGCTGATCGAACGCCCGTTCGTGGTGACGCCCAAAGGCGTGCGCCTGTGCCGTCCGTCGGAGCTGGTGCAGGAAATCCTCTGA
- the ispB gene encoding octaprenyl diphosphate synthase codes for MSAATQNATQNTITHTIAADMDAVNAVIRQRLHSEVPLVNQIAEYIISAGGKRIRPVLVLLVANAWSYKGTAHHELAAVVEFIHTATLLHDDVVDESSLRRGRATANALFGNAASVLVGDFLYSRSFQMMVGLNNMRVMQILSDATNIIAEGEVLQLLNMHDPDVTQERYLQVIRSKTAKLFEAAAELGALVAGANDAQIAAAGEYGRSLGTAFQLIDDVLDYAGDASEIGKNVGDDLREGKPTLPLIYLMENGTPEQRELVRSCIENGDEQHFDTILAAITTSGALDYTREQAVIAAQRASEAIADLPDSIYKESLLQLAHFSVNRNH; via the coding sequence TTGTCTGCCGCTACCCAAAACGCCACCCAAAACACCATCACCCACACCATTGCCGCCGATATGGACGCGGTCAACGCGGTGATCCGTCAACGCCTGCACTCCGAGGTGCCGCTCGTCAATCAAATTGCTGAGTACATCATCAGTGCCGGCGGCAAACGCATCCGTCCGGTGCTGGTGCTGCTGGTGGCCAACGCCTGGTCCTATAAAGGAACGGCGCACCATGAGCTGGCGGCGGTGGTGGAATTCATCCACACCGCTACCCTGCTGCACGATGACGTGGTCGACGAATCGTCGCTGCGCCGTGGCCGCGCCACCGCCAACGCCCTGTTCGGCAATGCCGCGTCGGTGCTGGTGGGTGACTTCCTGTACTCGCGTTCGTTCCAGATGATGGTTGGTCTGAACAATATGCGCGTGATGCAGATCCTGTCGGACGCCACCAACATCATCGCCGAAGGCGAAGTGCTACAGCTACTCAACATGCACGATCCGGACGTGACGCAAGAGCGCTACCTGCAAGTGATCCGTTCCAAGACCGCCAAGCTGTTTGAAGCGGCGGCCGAGCTCGGTGCACTGGTGGCCGGCGCTAACGACGCGCAAATCGCCGCGGCGGGCGAATACGGCCGCTCGCTGGGCACCGCGTTCCAGCTGATCGACGACGTGCTGGACTACGCCGGCGACGCCAGCGAAATCGGCAAGAACGTCGGCGACGACCTGCGCGAAGGCAAGCCGACGCTGCCGCTGATCTACCTGATGGAAAACGGTACGCCGGAACAGCGCGAGCTGGTGCGTTCGTGCATCGAGAATGGCGACGAGCAGCATTTCGACACCATCCTGGCTGCCATCACCACCAGCGGCGCGCTGGACTACACGCGCGAACAAGCGGTGATCGCCGCCCAGCGCGCGTCCGAAGCCATCGCCGACCTGCCCGACAGCATCTACAAAGAATCGCTGCTGCAACTGGCCCACTTCTCGGTCAACCGCAACCACTAA
- a CDS encoding TIGR03571 family LLM class oxidoreductase, producing the protein MLDKLTQGGFSVGLELPLDNDWSPAGDRARRESGRLPGEPDMQHHAELAVLADQLGFRALWVRDVPLYDPSFGDAAQVFETFSYLGYLAGITNNILLGTAAVVLPLREPVLTMKSAATVQQLSNGRLLLGAASGDRPVEYPIFDKDFEGRGAEFRKQVALLRAGHDPAWPPGIQLLPRVTQPIPLLVAGLAQQTPQWVGANMDGWLAYPGAPEDHVRRVALWREVAGDKPYISFIHLDLLEDPDAPLRRHRFGASVGRNGLIAELQAMKDAGVDHIGLHLRRNQRPLPETMKEIAAHVLPCFE; encoded by the coding sequence ATGCTGGATAAACTGACGCAAGGCGGCTTTTCGGTCGGCCTGGAACTGCCGCTGGATAACGACTGGTCACCGGCCGGCGACCGTGCCCGCCGCGAGAGCGGCCGCCTGCCGGGCGAGCCGGATATGCAGCATCACGCCGAACTGGCCGTGCTGGCCGACCAACTGGGCTTCCGCGCACTGTGGGTGCGTGACGTGCCGCTGTACGATCCCTCTTTCGGCGATGCCGCGCAAGTGTTCGAAACCTTCAGCTATCTCGGCTACCTGGCCGGCATCACCAACAACATCCTGCTCGGCACCGCCGCTGTGGTGCTGCCGCTGCGCGAACCGGTGCTGACCATGAAATCGGCCGCCACCGTGCAACAGCTGAGCAACGGCCGCCTGCTGCTAGGCGCCGCCAGCGGCGACCGCCCGGTGGAGTATCCGATCTTCGACAAGGATTTTGAAGGCCGCGGCGCCGAGTTCCGCAAACAGGTCGCACTGCTGCGCGCAGGCCACGATCCCGCCTGGCCACCCGGCATCCAGCTGCTGCCGCGCGTGACGCAACCGATCCCGCTGCTGGTAGCCGGCCTGGCACAGCAAACGCCACAATGGGTGGGCGCCAATATGGACGGCTGGCTGGCCTACCCCGGCGCGCCGGAAGACCACGTGCGCCGCGTGGCGCTGTGGCGCGAAGTGGCGGGCGACAAGCCCTACATCAGCTTCATCCACCTCGACCTGCTGGAAGATCCCGATGCACCGTTGCGCCGTCACCGCTTCGGCGCGTCAGTCGGCCGCAATGGCCTGATCGCCGAACTGCAAGCGATGAAAGACGCCGGCGTCGATCACATCGGCCTGCACCTGCGCCGCAACCAGCGCCCGCTGCCGGAAACAATGAAGGAAATCGCCGCCCACGTCTTGCCATGTTTCGAGTAA
- a CDS encoding helicase-related protein translates to MIKQGTVPRPHELAPFQKKFIDEFLAPHSDMRLCQLAWPAGTGKTLTTAHLIQRLFAQLPEARVLAIFELDFLQQSFLATLISLDIRASVIDRYAYREMEDAALAGKPMWPGGTTYLLGKNLIAQEDILSSLCAVDWTLLVLVSADQLLVSETLLDRFSSASPNLRILALLDVANREMPAPVSRRTWSTVEFDWSEFDGMMDAAGARYSQPDVQIITTRPTRIEASMNASAATLVNLVNEPVFHSAAVAEDLVWRFKSSPIALEEGARVLRNRLAHGMPFWFPSDSAHTDSDLVKVALEQPAKANQLLLALTAYLDAIDNLPIDSKLNAFKSHVHSHIRKSGIFQHVCVFSSYSSTLRYLQTLLQEMDVPAYLLLDDVSVSERQKAIQGFIAHGGLLLGSNSLLSSGADFGYVNSLILYDLPFTKTLLNHLYGRFGRGRRVKPLSIVVFDSPNLGAFNNLNVAQAFNEMAHLAG, encoded by the coding sequence ATGATTAAGCAAGGCACTGTCCCACGGCCGCATGAACTCGCGCCTTTCCAGAAAAAATTTATTGATGAATTTCTCGCGCCGCATTCGGATATGCGCCTATGCCAGTTGGCTTGGCCGGCAGGTACTGGAAAGACACTAACCACAGCGCACTTAATCCAGCGCTTGTTCGCGCAACTGCCGGAGGCGCGCGTGCTGGCGATCTTTGAACTCGACTTCCTCCAACAGTCCTTCTTGGCGACGCTCATTTCGCTGGACATCAGGGCGAGCGTTATTGACCGTTACGCGTATCGTGAGATGGAAGATGCGGCGCTAGCCGGTAAGCCAATGTGGCCGGGTGGTACAACTTATTTGCTAGGAAAGAATCTCATCGCGCAGGAAGATATCTTGAGCAGTCTATGTGCCGTGGATTGGACGTTGCTTGTCCTTGTTTCAGCTGATCAGCTATTGGTGTCGGAGACGCTATTAGACAGGTTTTCTTCAGCATCACCCAACCTGAGGATATTGGCATTGTTGGATGTGGCGAATAGAGAAATGCCAGCTCCGGTATCAAGACGTACTTGGTCAACGGTGGAGTTTGACTGGAGTGAGTTCGACGGCATGATGGACGCTGCTGGAGCGCGATACAGTCAGCCTGATGTCCAAATTATTACCACACGTCCAACCCGGATTGAAGCCAGCATGAATGCATCTGCCGCGACGCTAGTGAACTTGGTGAATGAGCCTGTCTTCCATAGTGCGGCGGTGGCGGAGGATTTGGTGTGGCGTTTCAAGTCGAGTCCCATTGCGCTGGAAGAGGGCGCGCGAGTGCTTAGAAATCGTCTTGCTCATGGCATGCCATTCTGGTTCCCTTCTGATTCGGCTCATACGGATTCCGATCTCGTTAAAGTGGCTTTGGAACAACCTGCGAAAGCAAACCAACTTTTGCTAGCGTTGACAGCGTATCTTGATGCGATTGATAACTTGCCTATCGATTCTAAATTAAACGCTTTCAAATCTCATGTACATAGCCATATAAGGAAGAGCGGAATTTTCCAGCATGTGTGTGTCTTTTCCTCATACTCCTCCACCTTGCGTTATCTGCAGACGTTATTGCAAGAGATGGACGTCCCTGCTTATCTATTACTTGATGATGTTTCGGTGAGTGAGCGCCAGAAGGCCATACAAGGTTTTATTGCCCATGGCGGGCTGTTACTTGGATCAAATTCCTTGCTGTCGAGCGGCGCGGACTTTGGCTACGTCAATAGCTTGATACTCTATGATTTGCCCTTCACAAAAACTTTGCTGAATCATCTTTATGGACGCTTCGGACGAGGACGCCGTGTTAAACCGCTGAGCATCGTTGTTTTTGATAGCCCGAATTTAGGGGCCTTCAATAATCTGAACGTAGCTCAGGCGTTTAATGAAATGGCGCATCTGGCGGGCTAA